CGTCGCGATACTCGCCGCCGGCCCTGCAGGCGGTCTCGACGACGCGACACTGCGCGGCGATGGCATCGAAGCCGAGCGAGCCGAGGCTCGAGACCAGGGCATGAGCGTCGAAGGCCACCTTCTCCCGCTCGAGAACGCTGCCGTCCGGGCCGAGACGACCCTCCAGCTCCCTTACGAGCTTGGCGAGCATGCGATCGATGACCTGCGGACCAACCGCTTCGGCGATGGCGTTGAAGGTGTCGCGATGGAAGCCGTCGAGGTCGGGCATTGCGGGTTTGCTCGTTGCCCAGCGCTCGACCAAGGCGAACAGCGCGTCGCGCTGGAAGGGTTTTCCGATGTGGTCCTGCATGCCGGCTTCGGCAAAGGCGGCGACCTGATGCGACAGGACGTTGGCCGTCATCCCGATGATGGGCACGTTCGCACCGGGATGCTTGAGAGAACGGATGAGGCGGGTCGCCGTGATCCCATCGACCTCCGGCATCTGGACGTCCATCAGGACGAGGTCGTAGGGCGTCGCCTGGACTGCGGCCACGGCCTCCGCGCCGCCCGGCGCCACATCGACGCGATGGCCGCCGCGCTCCAGCACCGCGCGGCAGAGATCCTGGTTCATGGGCACATCTTCGACAACGAGGATACGACGTGGCGCGATGGGCGAAGCTGTGGTGGCCGCTACGGACGCCGGAGACGACGCGGCGGCGATCGGCAGCGCGATCTCGAACCAGAACGTCGAGCCGCGGCCGATGTCGCTGTCGACGCCGATCGTGCCGCCCATGGCGTCGATCAAGCGCTTGCAGATCGCCAGCCCGAGACCCGTGCCGCCGAACTCGCGCTGGATCGAGCGGTCGACCTGGCTGAACCGCTCGAACAGAAGATGCGTCTTGGCCGCAGCGATGCCGATGCCGCTGTCGCGCACCTCGAAGCGCAGCCGCACGCGGCCCTGATCTGCCGCCACCGCCGAAACCGTCAGCCTGACGCCGCCGACATGTGTGAACTTGATCGCATTGTTCAGCAGGTTCAGCAGGACCTGCCGCAGCCTGTCGCGGTCGCCGACCACGCGCGCCGGAAGCGCCGGCCGGATATCGACCGTCAGCTGCAGCTGCTTGCGCTCGGCCGTGGCGCGCACGATCGCAACGGCTTCGTCGGCGAGCGACTCCGGCGCGAAGGGCTCGTCGACCAGCTCGATCTGCCCGGACTCGACTTTCGAAAAATCGAGGATGTCGTCGACGATCGTCAGCAGCGCGGCGCCGGCGGAGCGGATGCGCTCGACCGACAGGCGCGCCGTCGACGGCATCGCGCTTTCTTCGAGCAGCAGGTCGGCATAGCCGAGGATGCCGTGGAGCGGGGTCCTGATCTCATGGCTCATCGCCGCCAGGAACTCCGACTTCGCCAGGTTCGCCGCCTCGGCGGTCGCGCGGGCGGCCTCGGCCTCGCGGGTGCGCTCGATGACCCGCTCGCCGAGCGTGGCATTGAGCTCGCGAAGTGACCGCTCCGCCGCATCGCGTGCCGTGTCGTCGCGGACGGTGAGCACGGCACCGATCTGTGCCCCGCTCGCATCGCGGAGCGGCAGCGCGGTGCCGGTCGCCAGCACCTCTCGGCCGTCGGGCCGCATGATGCGCCAGCGCTCGTCGCGGACCGTTTGGCCGCGGACGGCGCGGGCGAGCGGCAGATCGCGCGGCGCGTACGGCGCGCCGTCTTCGGTGAGGAGATGGTAGGTCTTGCTGTAGTCGTCGGGCTCGATATCGAGCCGCGCGACGCCATGGATCGCCGCCGCCGCGCCGTTCACCATCGTGATGCGGCCCGCGGCGTCGGTGACGATCACGCCCTCGGCAAGCTGGTTCAGGATTGCGGTGTGCATGGCACTCGATGCCGCGGTCGCCGGTGCGGCGTCGGGCGTCGAGACCTCGGTAAGGGTCATGAGGCAGACCTGGGACGATGATGCCCGAATCATTGACGCGCGACCATATCACCGGCTTGTTTCCGTAACGTAAGCTTAGAGCCGAAGCGCGCAGAAATTGTGTGCGCGTGGGAGCGCCGCGCTTGCCTCGGCGCCCCGGCCCACGCAGGAGAGGGGTGTGCTCACCCTCGCGACCTGGAACATCAACTCGGTGCGCCTGCGCATCGATCTCGTGACGCGCGTGCTGAAGCAGCACGCGCCGGACGTCATCTGCCTGCAGGAGACGAAATGTCGGGACGCCGAGTTTCCGCTCGCGGCGTTCCGCAAGGCCGGCTACGCGCATGTCGCGATCAACGGGCAGAAGGGGTACCACGGGGTCGCCATCGCCTCGAAGCTCCCGTTCCAGCGCATCGAGCGCCGCGGCTTCTGCGGCAAGACCGACGCCCGGCATATCGCCGTCGGCCTGGCGCCGGGCGGCAGGCCGATCACGCTGCACAATTTCTATGTGCCGGCCGGCGGCGACGAGCCCGACCCCGAGATCAATCCGAAGTTCGCGCACAAGCTCGGCTTCCTCGACGAGATGGCGGAGTGGGCGACGCGCGAGAGCGTCGCAGCCGGCGACGCGATCCTCGTCGGTGATCTCAACGTGGCCCCGCTCGAGCATGACGTCTGGAGTCACAAGGCGCTGCTCAAGATCGTCAGCCATACGCCGGTCGAGGTCGAGAAGCTCGGGCGCGCCTTCGCGGCCGGTCCCTGGGTCGACGTGCTCCGCCACATCATCCCCCCGGACCAGAAGTGCTACACATGGTGGAGCTACCGCTCGCCGGACTGGGCAAAGGCCGACAAGGGCCGCCGCCTCGACCATGTCTGGGTGAGCCGGAGCCTGGGCGACCGCATCGACAGCATGACCATCCTGAAAGAGGGTCGCGGCTGGGAGCGTCCGTCCGACCACGTGCCGGTGATCGTGCGGCTCGACGTCTGATGTCGGGCCACGCGCCGGGTGAGCTAGTGACCCTGGCGCAGGAAGAAGACCACCGTCAGCGCCAGCCCGGCGACGACCACGAACACGCGCACCCACAAGGCCGGCACGCGGCGCGCGGCGACGATCCCCGCTGCGCCGCCGACGATCGCGCCGGCCATCAGCACCAGCGCCTGCGCCAGGCGACGAGGCCGGCGATGACGAAGGTCACGACGGCGGCGACGTTCATGAGCATCGCGAGCAGGATCTTGATCGAGGTCATCACCCGCATGTCGGTGAGCCCGAACAGGGCGAGCGCCGCCAGCATCATGATGCCGATGCCGCCGCCGAAGTAGCCGCCGTAGATCGCGACGACGCCCTGCACGACATAGACGTAGCGGCGCGGCAGTCCGAAGCGCCCGCCGGCCGGCACGCCGCCGCCGAAGCTCGCCTGCGCGAACACAGCCGTCGCGAACAGGATCAGCCACGGCACGATGCGCGCGAAGACGCCCGGCGGAGTCACGAGCAGCAGCAGCGCGCCGAACAGCCCGCCGATGGTGCTGATGACGGCCAACATCCGCACACTGATGCCGCCGGCATCGTCGGCGGGCATGACGATGTCGCGGCGCGCAAGCCAAGTGGTCATCGCCTGGGCCGGGAACAGGGCCACGGTCGAGGTCGCGTTCGCCCCGAGCGCGGTGAGGCCGCCCGCGACCAGGGCCGGCAGGGTGATGAACGAGCCGCCACCGGCGAGCACGTTGATGAAGCCGGCGACGAAGCCGGCGGCGGCGATGAGAACCAGGATCATGCGGGCCCTAAGGTCGCGAGGCGCGAACCTTAAAGCTGCTCGCAAGGCCGCGGGCTAGCGGTGTCCCTGCTCGAGCGGGCGAAGCTCCGGTGCCTCGTGGCGCGCCGGCCGCGAAAACTTGAGCCGCTTGCGCCGCGAGGCGGTGATGGTGGCGAGCCCCAGCGCATAGAAGATGACCAGGAACACGACGCCGGTCACGGCAACCGCGGGATAGCCGAGCTTGCTCACGTCGAGGAAGCTGTAGGGGTAGGTCTCGCCAAGCGCGCCCGCGATAAGCGTGCCGGCGAAATAGATCGCCGGATAGATCATCAAGAGGAGCGAGTAGCGCAAGCCGAGGCCGCGCTTCGGAGCGAACAGTGTCCAGAACACCAGAACCAGCGCCGGCACGATATCGTGGAAGGTGAGGTCCGTGTCGAAGCCCATGCCGCGCGGCGTCCACGACGTGCGCAGAACGGCCTCGTAGGTCGCGCAGACGACCAGAATGTAGACGAGCGCCGACGCATAGAGCGCCGCCGACGGCAGCGGACGGTGGCGATAGAGCCGATAGGCGGTGAGGCTCATCAGCGCCGCGACGCCGATGTTCGTGAGGATCGTGAAATAGCGGAACCACAGGAACATCGCCTGCGGCAGGTCATGGCCATGAGCGAGATTGCGCAGGATCACCGTCGTGCCGTCGATCGCCAGCGCCGCCCAGTCGAGCACCGCAATCAGCACGGCGAGCGCCGCCGCATACTTGAGCGGTCGCGGCAGCGGCGGATGGGGCCGCCAACCCATGGTGGCTGCAGTCATGGCGTCCGCCTCCCGCGAATTGACCTCGATGTTCATTCTGCACAGAATGCAGAACCCACACCGAAACGGTCATCCGACGAACGACGGAGAGCGGCGAAGTCCTTAGAGCATGCTCGCGAGCACGCGGTCGGGCGGCCGATGGCCGTCCCAGAAGGCCTTCACGTTCACGATGACCTTGTCGCCCATGTCGACGCGGCCCTCTGTGGTCGCCGACCCCATGTGCGGCAGCAGCGTCACCTTGCCCGCCTTGGCGAGCTTGATGAGCTTCGGCGAGACCGACGGCTCGTGCTCGAACACGTCGAGCCCGGCGCCGGCGAGCTCGCCGGCCTCGAGCATCCGCGTCAACGCGTTCTCGTCGATGACCTCGCCGCGCGACGTGTTGATGAGGATCGCCTCGGGCCGCAGGTACTTGAGCCGCCGCGCGGAGAGCAGGTGGTAGGTCGCCGGCGTATGGGGGCAGTTCACCGAGACGATGTCCATGCGCGCCAGCATCTGGTCGAGCGAGTCCCAGTAGGTGGCTTCGAGCTTCTCCTCGACGAGCGTCCCGAGGCGCCGGCGGTTGTGGTAGTGGATCTGCAGGCCGAAGGCGCGGGCGCGCCGGGCGATGGCCTGGCCGATGCGGCCCATGCCGACGATGCCGAGGCGCTTGCCGGTGATGCGGCGGCCGAGCATCCAGGTCGGCGCCCAACCCGTCCATTCGTTGGCGGGGATCGCCCCGGCGCCCTCGACGATGCGGCGGGCGACGGCGAGGATCAGCGCCATCGTCATGTCGGCGGTGTCCTCGGTCAGGACGCCAGGCGTGTTGGTGACCGTGATGCCGCGCTCGATCGCTGCGCCGATGGCGATGTTGTCGATGCCGTTGCCGAAGTTGGCGATGAGCTTGAGCTGCGGGCCGGCCTCGCGGACGATCTCGGCGTCAATGCGGTCGGTCACCGTCGGCACCAGCACGTCGGCGGTCTTCACGGCCTCGATGAGCTGGGCGCGCGTCATCGCGATGTCGTCGATGTTGAGCCGCGTGTCGAACAGCTCGCACATACGTGTCTCGACGCGATCAGGCAGCCGGCGCGTAATGATGACGAGCGGTCTCTTCTTGCTCATGTCCAACGTTCCGCGCGGCCCCTCGTCTCAAGCTCGTACACGCCGCGACCGTCGGTGAAATCGGCGCCGAACCGCCCGGATTTCACCCCCCTTTAACCATGTCGAGCCATCAAGGAGAGCACGGCAAAAGCCGCCTCGTGCCTTCGGCCTCTCGTATCAGATGATTGGCATAAGACAAGAAGTGCGGTGTTGGACGCATGGCGCCCTCCGCGCCGGAAGATCTCCAGGACGCACGAATGCCCCTCGGACTGTCGATGCCTCGCCGGATCGCCCGCAGCTTCGCGCTGCTCGCGTTCGTCGCCGCGCTAGCCGCGCCGGCTCATGCCCAGCAATTGGGCTCGGCGAGCGGCCTGCCGGTGCCGCGCTATGTCAGCCTCAAGTCGGATCGCGTGAACCTGCGCGAAGGTCCGTCCAAAGACCATCGCACAACCTGGATCTTCGAGCGGGCCGGCCTGCCGGTCGAGGTGACCGCCGAGTTCGAGACGTGGCGCAAGGTCCGCGACTCCGAGGGCTCTGAAGGCTGGGTGCTGCACTCGCTGCTGTCGGGCCGACGCACGGCGCTGGTCACGCCCTGGAAGAAGGACGGGCCGGCCGTCACGCTCTACAGCAAGCCGAGCGAGACCTCGTCGCCCGTCGCCAAGCTCGAGCCCAACGTCATTGCCGGCATCCGCTCCTGCGACAAGATCTGGTGCCGCGTGAACGGCGTCGGCTTCGACGGCTTCATCAAGCAGGGCGACCTCTGGGGCGTCTACCGAACGAGGTCGTCGAGTAGGTTAGCCGCGACTTGCCTCACACGCCGAACCGTCTCATATGTTATATCGTAACATATGGAGCGAGCGATGGCGTTCGGCGAGACCTTTGGCGACACACTCGAGACGAGCGAGCAGGATTTCATTGCGGATCGCTGCCGCAACGCCCTGCCGGCACACGCTTTCGCGCTGCACTCGAACGCCGAGGGCATCACCTGGGCGGTGCTGACGCCGCCGGCGATCACGCCGGAGCTCCTGCGGTTCACGATCTGCCGGATCGCGCCGGCCGTCATGGTGATGATCGAGGACGCCGAGGCGCGCCGTCAGATCCGCGGGCTGGAGAGCATCGAAGCCGCGATCGACTTCGTCTGCGAGGTGGCGGCTGAGGCCGAGACGATGACGAGCGGAACCGCCCGCACCATGCACTAGCCGGCGGCGACGTCCGCCTCGACGAGCGCCCGCAGCTCGGGCGTGACCGCCGGGCGCTTGCCGAAAAAGCGCTCGAACCCCGGGACAGCCTGATGCAGGAGCATGCCGAGGCCTCCGATATGTCGCAGACCCCGCGCTCGCGCTGCGGCAAGAAGCGGCGTGACGGCGGGCGCATAGACGATGTCGTCGACGATCGCATGGCTCGGCAAGGCGCTGAGGTCGATCGTGAGGGGCGGCTGGCCGGCCATGCCGGCCGGTGACGCGTTGACGAGCAGATCGACCGCGCCGAGCTCCAGCCTGTCCAGCGGCGCGGCCTCGCAACCCAACGCCGCCGCCAGGGCCTCGGCTCGCGATGCTGTGCGGCTCGCCAGTGTGATCTTCTTAAAATCTCGACTGCGCAGAGCGTCGACGATCGGCGGCGCGGCGCCGCCGGCCCCGATGATCAGCGCGTTGCCGTGGGCCGCATCCCAGCCGGGCAGCTCCTGATCGAGCGCGCCGAGGAAGCCGATGCCATCGGTCGTGTCGCCGCAGAGGAGTTCGCCCTCGCGCCAGACGGTGTTGACAGAGCCCAACCGCTTGGCGGTCTCGCTGAGCCGATCGCACTGTGACGGCATGGCCCCTTTGTGCGGGATGGTGACATTGCAGCCGACCCAAGAGCCTGCCTTCAGCTCCGCAACGAAGGCGTCGATCGCGTCCGGCGGCACGGGATGGCGCTCGTACGATCCCGAGAGGCCGAACGCGGCGAGCCAATGCGAGTGGATCAGCGGAGACCGCGAGTGACCGACCGGCCAGCCGATGACGCAGGCGCGAGGTCTGCTCATGTCGCCAACGCCCCATGGGTCCGCAGCAGGTCGAGAAGCGGCAGCATCGGAAGGCCGAGGATGGTCGACTGCTCGCCGTCGATCCGCTCAAACAGGTGGATGCCGAGCCCCTCGACGGCATAGCCGCCGACGCTCTGCAGCACGCTCTCGCCGGCGAGGCCGAGATAGGCATCGACGAACACGCTACTGAAGTGCCGGCAGGTGAGATGCGCCGCGGCGCAGGCCGCCGCGACGACGGTCTCGTCACGCACGAGGCACAGCGCCGCATGCAGCGTGTGCGTCTTGCCCGACATCGCGAGGAGCTGCTCTTTCGCGACCTGCAGCGTCGGCGGCTTGCTGAGGAAGCGACCCTCGATCGTCAGCGTCTGATCGGCGCCGAGCACGAGCCGGCCGGGCTGATGCGCGCTGACGGCCCGCGCCTTTGATTCCGCGAGCAGCCCTGCGATGGCGTCGCCGAGCGCCCCTGCCGTCCGCGCCGGGCCGTCCACCGCGCGCTCGTCGATCGCCGCGTCGATGCCTTCGAACGGGATGCCGGCCGCCGCGAGCAGCGCGCGACGGGCCTGGCTTTTCGAGGCGAGCAACAGCGGGCGCGGCAGCAGCCAGAGGTCCGACATTCCGTCTTTTGCTTGCGAGATTAAAGCGTTGGGTCGAGGGCGATCGACTTGTAGCGATGCGCGCGCATGAGGTCCATGACCGATGCCGCCGTCTCCTCGATCGAGCGCCGGGTGACGTCGATCACCGGCCAGCCCTGCTGCTCAAAGTAGCGGCGGGAGAAGGCGATCTCCTCGGCGACGAGCTTCTTGTCGACATAGTCGACGTTGGCCATGTCGTTCATCGCGATGAGGCGGTTCTGGCGGATCTGCACGATGCGATCCGGGGTGGCAATCAAGCCGACGACCAGCGGGCGCACCAGGGTGCGGACCGCTCGCGGCAGCAGCACGCGCGGCACCATGGGGATGTTGGCGGTCTTCACGCCGCGGTTGGCGAGGTAGATCGAGGTCGGCGTCTTCGAGGTGCGGCTGATGCCGACCAGCACGACGTCGGCCTCCTCGTAGGCGTCGACGTTCTGCCCGTCGTCGCACATCATCGAGTAGTTCAGCGCGTCGATCCGGCGGTAGTAGTCGGCATCGAGGATGTGCTGCGCGCCCGGCCGCGGCGTCGCCTGCACGCCGATGAAGGCCTCGAAGAAGTTGAGGATAGGCCCCAGCACCGAGAAAGTGGGCGCGCCGGCGTCACGACATGCGGCTTCGAGACGGTCGATCAGCTCGGAGTCGACGAGCGTGTAGAGCACGATGCCCGGCGCCGCCTCGATCTCCGCGATCGCCTTGTCGAGCTGCTCGAGCGAG
This Beijerinckiaceae bacterium RH AL1 DNA region includes the following protein-coding sequences:
- a CDS encoding SH3-like domain-containing protein (ID:RHAL1_04178;~source:Prodigal:2.6) is translated as MPLGLSMPRRIARSFALLAFVAALAAPAHAQQLGSASGLPVPRYVSLKSDRVNLREGPSKDHRTTWIFERAGLPVEVTAEFETWRKVRDSEGSEGWVLHSLLSGRRTALVTPWKKDGPAVTLYSKPSETSSPVAKLEPNVIAGIRSCDKIWCRVNGVGFDGFIKQGDLWGVYRTRSSSRLAATCLTRRTVSYVIS
- the gyaR gene encoding Glyoxylate reductase (ID:RHAL1_04177;~source:Prodigal:2.6), producing MSKKRPLVIITRRLPDRVETRMCELFDTRLNIDDIAMTRAQLIEAVKTADVLVPTVTDRIDAEIVREAGPQLKLIANFGNGIDNIAIGAAIERGITVTNTPGVLTEDTADMTMALILAVARRIVEGAGAIPANEWTGWAPTWMLGRRITGKRLGIVGMGRIGQAIARRARAFGLQIHYHNRRRLGTLVEEKLEATYWDSLDQMLARMDIVSVNCPHTPATYHLLSARRLKYLRPEAILINTSRGEVIDENALTRMLEAGELAGAGLDVFEHEPSVSPKLIKLAKAGKVTLLPHMGSATTEGRVDMGDKVIVNVKAFWDGHRPPDRVLASML
- a CDS encoding Maf-like protein (ID:RHAL1_04181;~source:Prodigal:2.6) — translated: MSDLWLLPRPLLLASKSQARRALLAAAGIPFEGIDAAIDERAVDGPARTAGALGDAIAGLLAESKARAVSAHQPGRLVLGADQTLTIEGRFLSKPPTLQVAKEQLLAMSGKTHTLHAALCLVRDETVVAAACAAAHLTCRHFSSVFVDAYLGLAGESVLQSVGGYAVEGLGIHLFERIDGEQSTILGLPMLPLLDLLRTHGALAT
- a CDS encoding PAS domain S-box protein (fragment) (ID:RHAL1_04172;~source:Prodigal:2.6), with the translated sequence MTLTEVSTPDAAPATAASSAMHTAILNQLAEGVIVTDAAGRITMVNGAAAAIHGVARLDIEPDDYSKTYHLLTEDGAPYAPRDLPLARAVRGQTVRDERWRIMRPDGREVLATGTALPLRDASGAQIGAVLTVRDDTARDAAERSLRELNATLGERVIERTREAEAARATAEAANLAKSEFLAAMSHEIRTPLHGILGYADLLLEESAMPSTARLSVERIRSAGAALLTIVDDILDFSKVESGQIELVDEPFAPESLADEAVAIVRATAERKQLQLTVDIRPALPARVVGDRDRLRQVLLNLLNNAIKFTHVGGVRLTVSAVAADQGRVRLRFEVRDSGIGIAAAKTHLLFERFSQVDRSIQREFGGTGLGLAICKRLIDAMGGTIGVDSDIGRGSTFWFEIALPIAAASSPASVAATTASPIAPRRILVVEDVPMNQDLCRAVLERGGHRVDVAPGGAEAVAAVQATPYDLVLMDVQMPEVDGITATRLIRSLKHPGANVPIIGMTANVLSHQVAAFAEAGMQDHIGKPFQRDALFALVERWATSKPAMPDLDGFHRDTFNAIAEAVGPQVIDRMLAKLVRELEGRLGPDGSVLEREKVAFDAHALVSSLGSLGFDAIAAQCRVVETACRAGGEYRDELARLHDLRRKTLHQIAALRAA
- a CDS encoding hypothetical protein (ID:RHAL1_04174;~conserved membrane protein of unknown function;~source:Prodigal:2.6), which produces MAGAIVGGAAGIVAARRVPALWVRVFVVVAGLALTVVFFLRQGH
- a CDS encoding protein of unknown function (ID:RHAL1_04179;~source:Prodigal:2.6) — its product is MAFGETFGDTLETSEQDFIADRCRNALPAHAFALHSNAEGITWAVLTPPAITPELLRFTICRIAPAVMVMIEDAEARRQIRGLESIEAAIDFVCEVAAEAETMTSGTARTMH
- a CDS encoding hypothetical protein (ID:RHAL1_04175;~conserved membrane protein of unknown function;~source:Prodigal:2.6) produces the protein MILVLIAAAGFVAGFINVLAGGGSFITLPALVAGGLTALGANATSTVALFPAQAMTTWLARRDIVMPADDAGGISVRMLAVISTIGGLFGALLLLVTPPGVFARIVPWLILFATAVFAQASFGGGVPAGGRFGLPRRYVYVVQGVVAIYGGYFGGGIGIMMLAALALFGLTDMRVMTSIKILLAMLMNVAAVVTFVIAGLVAWRRRWC
- a CDS encoding putative pyruvate, phosphate dikinase regulatory protein (source:Prodigal:2.6;~ID:RHAL1_04182) encodes the protein MRRNFHLHLISDSTGETLMSVSRAAAAQYEGVSAIEHIYPLVRSLEQLDKAIAEIEAAPGIVLYTLVDSELIDRLEAACRDAGAPTFSVLGPILNFFEAFIGVQATPRPGAQHILDADYYRRIDALNYSMMCDDGQNVDAYEEADVVLVGISRTSKTPTSIYLANRGVKTANIPMVPRVLLPRAVRTLVRPLVVGLIATPDRIVQIRQNRLIAMNDMANVDYVDKKLVAEEIAFSRRYFEQQGWPVIDVTRRSIEETAASVMDLMRAHRYKSIALDPTL
- a CDS encoding membrane protein of unknown function (ID:RHAL1_04176;~source:Prodigal:2.6), whose protein sequence is MTAATMGWRPHPPLPRPLKYAAALAVLIAVLDWAALAIDGTTVILRNLAHGHDLPQAMFLWFRYFTILTNIGVAALMSLTAYRLYRHRPLPSAALYASALVYILVVCATYEAVLRTSWTPRGMGFDTDLTFHDIVPALVLVFWTLFAPKRGLGLRYSLLLMIYPAIYFAGTLIAGALGETYPYSFLDVSKLGYPAVAVTGVVFLVIFYALGLATITASRRKRLKFSRPARHEAPELRPLEQGHR
- a CDS encoding Exodeoxyribonuclease-3 (ID:RHAL1_04173;~source:Prodigal:2.6), whose translation is MLTLATWNINSVRLRIDLVTRVLKQHAPDVICLQETKCRDAEFPLAAFRKAGYAHVAINGQKGYHGVAIASKLPFQRIERRGFCGKTDARHIAVGLAPGGRPITLHNFYVPAGGDEPDPEINPKFAHKLGFLDEMAEWATRESVAAGDAILVGDLNVAPLEHDVWSHKALLKIVSHTPVEVEKLGRAFAAGPWVDVLRHIIPPDQKCYTWWSYRSPDWAKADKGRRLDHVWVSRSLGDRIDSMTILKEGRGWERPSDHVPVIVRLDV
- the aroE gene encoding Shikimate dehydrogenase (NADP(+)) (ID:RHAL1_04180;~source:Prodigal:2.6), producing the protein MSRPRACVIGWPVGHSRSPLIHSHWLAAFGLSGSYERHPVPPDAIDAFVAELKAGSWVGCNVTIPHKGAMPSQCDRLSETAKRLGSVNTVWREGELLCGDTTDGIGFLGALDQELPGWDAAHGNALIIGAGGAAPPIVDALRSRDFKKITLASRTASRAEALAAALGCEAAPLDRLELGAVDLLVNASPAGMAGQPPLTIDLSALPSHAIVDDIVYAPAVTPLLAAARARGLRHIGGLGMLLHQAVPGFERFFGKRPAVTPELRALVEADVAAG